One part of the Mycolicibacterium aromaticivorans JS19b1 = JCM 16368 genome encodes these proteins:
- a CDS encoding sensor histidine kinase: MSNLPAPLSRAADFLGTEPVRVAAVLRLPLIVLIGLLVWIEGVDHWLPAVYWSVLIVYTATATFWLAIVLRRPLRWWFGWASTAIDMAAVLAMCVASGGATSWLLPIFFLIPITVAFLDRPEITALIGASTAVGYLVAWIIYSKRDDTMGLPNVVYVQVGCLAWLALATTALCLVLARRRARVRSLLEVRRRLVSESMQADERNNRQLSEQLHDGPLQNLLAARLDLEDLREQPSAIGFERVDTALHDAINMLRSAVSTLHPQVLAQVGLGAALRELVGQYERRWNVTIDCAVEEVGKPAAQALLYRAARELLANAHKHSRATRLRVELDHEAGSLVLRVVDNGVGFDPAVLNQKVAEGHIGLSSLVVGVEAMGGSVHLIDTVGGGTTVIVTVPDGDIPAERD; this comes from the coding sequence TTGAGTAACCTGCCGGCCCCGCTGAGCCGCGCGGCAGATTTCCTGGGCACCGAGCCCGTCCGGGTCGCGGCCGTCCTTCGGCTGCCGCTGATCGTGCTGATCGGACTACTGGTCTGGATCGAAGGCGTCGACCACTGGCTGCCCGCGGTGTACTGGTCGGTGCTGATCGTCTACACGGCCACCGCCACGTTCTGGCTGGCGATCGTGCTGCGGCGGCCGCTGCGGTGGTGGTTCGGCTGGGCCTCAACGGCGATCGACATGGCAGCGGTGCTGGCGATGTGCGTCGCCTCCGGGGGCGCGACGAGTTGGCTGCTACCGATCTTCTTCTTGATCCCGATCACCGTCGCCTTCCTGGACCGCCCGGAGATCACCGCGCTCATCGGTGCCAGCACTGCGGTCGGATACCTGGTGGCCTGGATCATCTACTCCAAGCGCGACGACACCATGGGCCTGCCCAACGTCGTCTACGTCCAGGTGGGTTGCCTGGCCTGGCTGGCGCTGGCCACCACCGCGCTGTGCCTGGTGCTGGCCCGCCGCCGGGCCAGGGTGCGTTCACTCCTCGAGGTGCGGCGCCGGCTGGTCTCGGAGTCGATGCAGGCCGATGAGCGCAACAACCGGCAGTTGTCCGAACAACTCCACGACGGGCCGCTGCAGAATCTGCTCGCCGCACGGCTGGATCTGGAGGACCTGCGCGAACAGCCCTCCGCCATCGGGTTCGAGCGGGTCGATACCGCGCTGCACGACGCGATCAACATGCTGCGCAGCGCGGTCTCGACGCTGCATCCCCAGGTGCTGGCCCAGGTAGGCCTGGGCGCGGCGCTGCGTGAACTGGTCGGCCAGTACGAGCGGCGCTGGAACGTCACCATCGACTGCGCGGTGGAAGAAGTGGGCAAGCCGGCCGCGCAAGCGCTGCTCTACCGGGCCGCCCGCGAGCTATTGGCTAACGCGCACAAGCACTCTCGGGCCACCCGGCTGCGAGTGGAGCTGGATCACGAGGCCGGTTCGCTGGTGCTGCGCGTGGTCGACAACGGCGTCGGCTTCGACCCGGCTGTTCTGAATCAGAAGGTCGCCGAGGGGCATATCGGGCTGTCGTCCCTGGTGGTCGGTGTCGAAGCGATGGGCGGATCGGTACACCTGATCGACACGGTCGGGGGCGGCACGACAGTCATCGTGACGGTGCCCGACGGCGATATCCCTGCTGAGAGAGACTGA
- a CDS encoding iron-sulfur cluster assembly protein, translating into MHDDPTAADTVASIARAVPGVAALHPGMFGEVGTYLPGRRVTGVRIRDDRVEVHITVTASAHVRQTAAAVRSAVRAAMPDLPVDVTVEEITAAPTNTGTDPTPQEDS; encoded by the coding sequence GTGCACGACGATCCGACCGCCGCGGACACGGTCGCGAGCATCGCTCGCGCCGTGCCCGGCGTGGCGGCCCTGCACCCCGGGATGTTCGGCGAAGTGGGCACCTACCTGCCCGGCCGGCGCGTCACCGGGGTGCGCATCCGCGACGACCGGGTGGAGGTCCACATCACGGTCACCGCGAGTGCGCACGTCCGGCAGACCGCTGCGGCAGTCCGCTCGGCGGTCAGGGCAGCAATGCCCGACCTGCCGGTGGATGTGACCGTCGAAGAGATCACCGCAGCACCCACGAACACCGGAACCGACCCGACACCTCAGGAGGATTCATGA
- a CDS encoding response regulator: protein MSDNRKVRVVVGDDHPLFRDGLVRALSGSGEVEVVAEAEDGTSALAAIKEHTPDVALLDYRMPGMDGAEVAAAVRRDELSTRVLLVSAHDDAEIVYHALQQGAAGYLPKDSSRSEIVNAVLDCAKGRDVLAPRLASGLAVEIRRRAEPSGPTLSAREREVLGMIAGGRSIPAIAEALFLAPSTVKTHVQRLYEKLGVGDRAAAVAEAMRRGLLE from the coding sequence ATGTCCGATAACCGAAAGGTGCGTGTCGTCGTCGGCGATGACCACCCGCTGTTCCGCGACGGACTGGTTCGGGCGTTGTCGGGCAGCGGCGAGGTCGAGGTGGTCGCCGAAGCCGAGGACGGCACGTCGGCGCTGGCGGCCATCAAGGAACACACGCCCGACGTGGCGCTGCTCGACTACCGGATGCCCGGAATGGACGGCGCCGAGGTGGCGGCCGCCGTGCGCCGCGACGAACTGTCGACCCGGGTGCTACTGGTCTCCGCGCACGACGACGCCGAAATCGTCTATCACGCGCTGCAACAGGGCGCGGCCGGCTACCTGCCGAAGGACTCCAGCAGATCCGAGATCGTCAACGCGGTGCTGGACTGCGCGAAGGGTCGCGACGTTCTGGCGCCGCGGTTGGCGTCGGGCCTGGCCGTCGAAATCCGGCGCCGCGCCGAGCCGTCCGGGCCGACGTTGAGCGCGCGGGAACGCGAGGTGCTCGGCATGATCGCCGGCGGACGCAGCATCCCGGCGATCGCCGAGGCGTTGTTCCTGGCGCCCTCGACGGTCAAGACCCACGTGCAGCGGCTGTACGAGAAGTTGGGTGTGGGGGACCGGGCAGCGGCGGTCGCTGAGGCGATGCGGCGGGGACTGCTTGAGTAA
- a CDS encoding Asp23/Gls24 family envelope stress response protein, translating into MSTTGTLTPATTAPAAAANGPLTTSHGRTTIADTVVSKIAGLAAREVNGVHDLGGNASRAVGALRERIPGASTNYAQGVSVEVGEKQAAVDLDIVAEYGVSIADLATGIRRNVIAALERMTGLEVVEVNITVHDIFVDDESDDTAGQLTRVE; encoded by the coding sequence ATGAGCACCACCGGCACCCTGACCCCGGCCACCACGGCCCCTGCAGCCGCCGCCAACGGCCCACTGACGACCAGCCACGGACGCACCACCATCGCCGACACCGTCGTCTCCAAGATCGCCGGGCTGGCCGCACGGGAGGTCAACGGCGTCCACGATCTCGGCGGCAACGCCAGTCGCGCGGTCGGCGCGCTGCGGGAGCGCATCCCCGGCGCTTCGACCAACTACGCGCAGGGCGTCTCGGTCGAGGTCGGTGAGAAGCAGGCAGCCGTCGACCTCGACATCGTCGCCGAGTACGGCGTTTCCATCGCCGACCTGGCCACCGGAATCCGCCGCAATGTCATCGCCGCCCTGGAGCGCATGACGGGCCTGGAGGTCGTCGAGGTCAACATCACGGTGCACGACATCTTCGTCGACGACGAGAGCGACGACACCGCCGGCCAGCTGACCCGGGTCGAATAG
- a CDS encoding DUF6286 domain-containing protein, with amino-acid sequence MAELVTVSAEQPPADRAPSEARCRPAAAPLAPAGASYAAAALSVLLIAAGGVGLRDTAVQAGLVGGEPWLPLAVRVVDGLQPSTIVLAVTIAAGVVGILLTGLAIKPRRATAVAARSDSGGAVYVRLRDVAQAAATAARDVPGVEQVDSTATARKVSLRCVASAPELAEVRHLVARAVRDELQPLAKPPRITVRVRQESRR; translated from the coding sequence GTGGCTGAGCTTGTCACCGTCTCCGCCGAGCAGCCTCCCGCCGATCGCGCGCCGAGCGAGGCCCGGTGCCGGCCGGCGGCGGCGCCGCTCGCCCCGGCGGGGGCCAGTTACGCCGCCGCTGCCCTCTCGGTTCTGCTGATCGCGGCCGGCGGCGTCGGTCTGCGCGACACCGCCGTACAGGCCGGCCTGGTGGGCGGTGAACCCTGGCTTCCGTTGGCGGTCAGGGTCGTTGACGGTCTGCAACCGTCGACGATCGTGCTGGCCGTGACCATCGCGGCCGGGGTTGTCGGCATCCTGCTGACCGGGCTCGCAATCAAGCCGCGCCGGGCCACCGCGGTGGCAGCCCGCAGCGACAGCGGCGGGGCCGTCTACGTCCGCCTGCGCGACGTCGCCCAGGCCGCCGCGACCGCCGCCCGGGACGTGCCCGGCGTCGAGCAGGTCGACAGCACCGCGACCGCCCGCAAGGTCTCGCTGCGATGCGTTGCGTCTGCGCCCGAACTCGCCGAGGTCAGGCATCTGGTCGCGCGAGCGGTCCGCGACGAACTCCAGCCGCTGGCCAAGCCACCCCGCATCACCGTGCGCGTCCGACAGGAGTCCCGACGATGA
- a CDS encoding acyl-CoA dehydrogenase family protein: protein MDFAMSAKGADYHKRLTEFMVEHVFPAEKVYDEYREAAGPGDFTVPPVVEELKILAKKQGLWNLFLPPESGLTNLEYAPLAELTGWSTEIAPEAINCAAPDTGNMETLHLFATEEQRKTWLEPLLAGEIRSAFSMTEPAVASSDARNIQTQMVRDGDDYIINGRKWWTSGANDPRCKVLIVMGRTNPDAASHQQQSMILVPTDTPGVQILRSTSVFGWQDQHGHAEVIYDNVRVPASNLLAEEGMGFAIAQARLGPGRIHHCMRAIGVAERALALMTHRARTRIAFGKPLADQGVVQQQIALSRNEIDQARLLCQKAAWTIDQHGNKEARNLVAQIKAVAPQMACNVIDRAIQVHGGGGVSDDFPLARMYGWQRAMRIFDGPDEVHMRSIARAEIGSEPSSFAAAVTGA, encoded by the coding sequence ATGGATTTCGCCATGTCTGCCAAGGGTGCTGACTACCACAAACGCCTTACCGAGTTCATGGTCGAACATGTCTTCCCGGCCGAGAAGGTCTACGACGAGTACCGCGAGGCCGCCGGCCCGGGTGACTTCACCGTGCCGCCGGTGGTCGAGGAACTGAAGATACTGGCCAAGAAACAGGGCCTGTGGAACCTGTTCCTGCCGCCCGAGTCGGGACTGACCAACCTGGAGTACGCGCCGCTGGCCGAGTTGACCGGCTGGAGCACCGAGATCGCGCCCGAGGCGATCAACTGCGCGGCGCCCGACACCGGCAACATGGAGACCCTGCACCTGTTCGCCACCGAGGAGCAGCGCAAGACGTGGCTGGAGCCGCTGCTGGCCGGCGAGATCCGCAGCGCGTTCTCGATGACCGAACCGGCGGTGGCTTCCAGCGATGCCCGCAACATCCAGACCCAAATGGTCCGCGACGGTGACGACTACATCATCAACGGTCGCAAGTGGTGGACCTCAGGCGCCAACGACCCGCGCTGCAAGGTGCTGATCGTGATGGGCCGCACCAACCCGGACGCGGCCTCGCATCAGCAGCAGTCGATGATCCTGGTCCCCACCGATACCCCCGGCGTGCAGATCCTGCGCTCGACGTCGGTGTTCGGCTGGCAGGACCAGCACGGCCACGCCGAGGTGATCTACGACAACGTGCGGGTGCCCGCATCGAATCTGCTGGCCGAAGAGGGCATGGGCTTCGCGATCGCGCAGGCGCGGTTGGGCCCGGGCCGGATTCATCACTGCATGCGTGCGATCGGGGTCGCCGAGCGTGCGCTCGCGCTGATGACCCATCGCGCCCGCACCCGCATCGCGTTCGGCAAGCCGCTTGCCGATCAGGGTGTGGTGCAGCAGCAGATTGCGTTGTCCCGCAACGAGATCGACCAGGCTCGCCTGCTCTGCCAGAAAGCCGCCTGGACCATCGATCAGCACGGCAACAAAGAGGCCCGCAATCTGGTCGCCCAGATCAAGGCCGTCGCGCCGCAGATGGCCTGCAACGTCATCGACCGCGCCATCCAGGTGCATGGCGGCGGCGGGGTCAGCGATGACTTCCCGCTGGCCCGGATGTACGGCTGGCAGCGGGCCATGCGGATCTTCGACGGACCCGACGAGGTTCACATGCGCAGCATCGCCAGGGCCGAGATCGGTTCGGAGCCAAGCTCTTTCGCAGCGGCGGTGACCGGCGCGTGA